One Primulina huaijiensis isolate GDHJ02 chromosome 5, ASM1229523v2, whole genome shotgun sequence DNA segment encodes these proteins:
- the LOC140976478 gene encoding protection of telomeres protein 1b produces MPPRRRDDDDYKYMQIIDASSSINQRVNLIGIVIETTLPKRTKGTDLCCSVRIVDETQPKTLSIMFYAETVDKIPRVASNGDIILVSQVTISTRGSEVYAMYNKKFSAFALYEGRDFGEREFAPYQSSRKFSFREQDRRLIKGMRKWSMRNKIEGLNDLMLLREIKKGERVNLLCKIMHVHKVKKDKWMLFLWDGTDAPPACIETKLEDEMENPLPLHLEPSSLSRDILCTFPTVGTVMRMIIDQSYKISIDFIHKHRWVKFVNIKCEVVAGLWQAVLMPLSALRILSDDDDRVLDCLRTYSERVQLKWACLPFTSFPWPSHITETDHPDVPFVTLMNVLTHTEVTYKFKCVVRVVAIFPWRADDFRSPCGVYRIRLTLEDPTARIHAFLYAEDGIKFFGNDFSADILARKRNMLLGIGEGDDCERSPKNVSRNPPWVECCLKSYYLDKNDAWGSRNYRIFGTTLVG; encoded by the exons ATGCCGCCCCGTAGAAGAGATGATGATGATTACAAGTACATGCAAATTATTGATGCATCGTCTTCTATTAACCAGCGAGTCAATCTCATCGGCATTGTCATCGAGACTACTCTCCCCAAGCGTACTAAAGGCACTG ATTTATGTTGCTCAGTGAGGATTGTTGATGAAACGCAGCCGAAAACTCTTTCCATTATGTTTTATGCTGAAACTGTCGATAAGATTCCCCGGGTGGCGTCGAATGGTGATATAATCCTGGTTTCTCAAGTTACG ATAAGTACTCGGGGTTCTGAGGTTTATGCTATGTATAACAAGAAATTTTCTGCCTTTGCTTTATATGAAGGGAGAGATTTTGGTGAGAGAGAATTTGCGCCTTATCAATCTTCACGAAAATTTTCATTCAGAGAACAAGACAGGAGGCTTATCAAGGGGATGAGGAAATGGTCGATGCGTAATAAAATTGAAG GCTTGAATGATTTGATGTTGTTGAGGGAGATCAAGAAAGGTGAGCGTGTCAATCTGCTTTGCAAG ATTATGCATGTCCACAAAGTCAAGAAGGATAAGTGGATGCTTTTTCTTTGGGATGGAACAGACGCACCACCTGCTTGTATTGAAACCAA GCTAGAAGATGAGATGGAAAATCCACTTCCTCTACACTTGGAACCCTCTTCTTTATCTAGAGATATTTTATGTACATTTCCAACTGTCGGAACTGTCATGAGGATGATTATTGATCAAAGCTACAAGATCAGCATTGATTTCATTCACAAACATAGATGGGTGAAATTTGTCAATATAAAATGTGAAGTTGTTGCAGGATTGTGGCAAGCTGTACTAATGCCTCTTTCTGCGCTTCGCATTTTGTCTGATGATGATGATCGTGTATTAGATTGCCTAAG GACATATAGCGAGCGTGTTCAATTGAAATGGGCATGTCTGCCTTTTACAAGCTTTCCTTGGCCTTCTCACATAACAG AGACCGATCATCCCGATGTGCCTTTTGTGACTTTGATGAATGTCCTTACACATACAGAG GTGACGTATAAATTTAAATGTGTAGTTCGGGTGGTTGCAATATTCCCATGGAGGGCTGATGACTTCCGCTCCCCTTGTGGTGTTTATCGGATTAGGTTGACACTAGAGGACCCTACTGCAAGAATCCATGCTTTTCTTTATGCAGAGGATGGG ATTAAATTCTTTGGAAATGACTTCTCTGCCGATATATTGGCAAGGAAACGAAACATGTTGCTTGGAATTGGTGAAGGTGATGACTGTGAGCGTTCTCCAAAAAATGTCTCCAGAAATCCACCATGGGTAGAGTGTTGCTTGAAATCTTATTATCTTGACAAAAATGATGCCTGGGGAAGTAGGAATTATCGGATCTTTGGCACAACATTAGTTGGCTAA